The following coding sequences are from one Parafrankia discariae window:
- a CDS encoding DUF2277 domain-containing protein — protein sequence MCRSITELRGLEPPATDEEIEAAARQFVRKVSGVRQPPPAAAEAFEAAVAEVSASVHRLLGELPARRQPPAALPPLRRPEVRARLER from the coding sequence ATGTGTCGCAGTATCACTGAACTGCGCGGACTCGAGCCCCCGGCGACCGACGAGGAGATCGAGGCGGCCGCTCGGCAGTTCGTCCGGAAGGTGAGCGGCGTTCGCCAGCCGCCGCCCGCCGCAGCCGAGGCCTTCGAGGCGGCGGTGGCCGAGGTGTCCGCGAGCGTCCACCGTCTGCTCGGGGAGCTGCCCGCACGCCGCCAGCCGCCCGCGGCCCTGCCACCGCTGCGCCGGCCGGAGGTACGGGCCCGCCTCGAGCGCTGA